A portion of the Glycine max cultivar Williams 82 chromosome 10, Glycine_max_v4.0, whole genome shotgun sequence genome contains these proteins:
- the LOC121172949 gene encoding MATH domain and coiled-coil domain-containing protein At3g58270 has translation MRNQNTKDKMLEKFTWTIRNFSTIDSNELRILMFPKGDNVDYLSIYVDAGGDPAYLPRHWKKYAYFKLALINQVNEKMNKIKEFSHMFNASKIELGFSRFIPLDELCDSSRGFIVNDTCIIQVEILANKSEHENQVDKSVSKIDDDKHVECTDNRLPKEMISASSDKLVDFRGIGKVEQDFVPLLEEVCSRHPSLIDSKQKKSQRFIEWAFTALCRVLHFLKTKRVKDMDDDDACKHLQNLWEELEVFRFDLTWLEPHVQSALSMKNYMEKVALVKRLEENVTALEIETKRLKTNLIEAEVDLEITRRDLVKAKEGFEVGDLDAELGYGGP, from the exons ATGCGGAATCAGAACACAAAGGATAAAATGTTAGAGAAGTTTACATGGACAATAAGGAACTTCTCTACAATAGACTCCAACGAACT GAGGATTCTTATGTTTCCAAAAGGGGACAACGTGGACTATTTGTCAATTTATGTAGATGCCGGTGGGGATCCTGCTTATTTGCCTCGTCACTGGAAAAAATATGCATATTTCAAGTTGGCTTTGATTAATCAAGTCaatgaaaaaatgaataaaataaaag AATTTAGCCACATGTTCAATGCAAGTAAGATTGAGTTGGGTTTCTCAAGATTCATACCTTTAGATGAACTTTGTGACTCTAGCCGTGGTTTCATCGTAAATGATACTTGTATAATTCAAGTTGAGATTTTGGCTAACAAGTCAGAACATGAGAACCAAGTTGATAAATCAGTTAGTAAGATTGATGATGATAAGCATGTTGAATGCACTGATAATCGTTTACCCAAGGAAATGATCTCAGCCTCATCTGACAAGCTAGTGGATTTCAGGGGTATAGGGAAAGTAGAACAAGATTTTGTTCCACTACTAGAAGAAGTTTGTTCTAGACATCCCTCACTTATTGATAGTAAGCAGAAGAAAAGTCAAAGATTTATTGAATGGGCATTTACAGCTCTGTGTCGAGTTTTACATTTTCTCAAGACAAAAAGGGTAAAAGACatggatgatgatgatgcatGTAAGCATCTCCAAAATTTATGGGAGGAACTTGAggtatttagatttgatctgaCTTGGCTAGAACCCCATGTGCAATCTGCATTGAGCATGAAAAACTATATGGAGAAAGTTGCTCTGGTGAAAAGATTAGAGGAGAATGTGACTGCTTTAGAGATTGAAACAAAGAGGTTGAAAACAAACCTGATTGAAGCAGAGGTAGATCTTGAAATAACAAGAAGAGACTTGGTGAAAGCAAAAGAAGGCTTTGAAGTGGGTGATTTGGATGCTGAACTAGGATATGGAGGcccataa